One region of Sardina pilchardus chromosome 18, fSarPil1.1, whole genome shotgun sequence genomic DNA includes:
- the elovl6l gene encoding elongation of very long chain fatty acids protein 6-like, with translation MNETDQYQQLTLSEYNFERHFDERLAIEWMQENWGHAFVFCGLYAALVFGGQHFMRDRQKLDLRKPLILWSLSLAIFSIVGAVRTGIYMLYILHTFGFKQSVCDQSFYNGPITRFWAYAFVLSKAPELGDTAFIVLRKQRLIFLHWYHHITVLLYSWYSYKDQVAGGGWFMTMNYTVHALMYSYYVARAAGYRVPKPFAMVITSAQIAQMAMGLTVVALVYRWMQDEGCPSYLDNIVWATLMYLSYLVLFASFFYQTYLKGLKGKSVKDGKATKVE, from the exons ATGAATGAAACAGATCAATATCAACAGTTAACTCTTTCCGAGTACAACTTCGAAAGACACTTTGATGAAAGGCTGGCCATCGAATGGATGCAGGAGAACTG GGGTCATGCATTTGTATTCTGTGGCCTATATGCGGCGCTGGTGTTTGGAGGGCAGCACttcatgagagacagacagaaacttGACCTCCGCAAACCTCTGATCCTGTGGTCATTGAGTTTGGCCATTTTCAG CATTGTTGGCGCTGTCCGAACTGGGATATACATGCTTTACATTCTTCACACCTTTGGGTTTAAGCAGTCTGTCTGTGACCAGAGCTTCTATAATGGGCCGATCACCAGATTTTGGGCCTATGCCTTCGTTCTTAGCAAAGCTCCGGAACTGG GCGACACGGCCTTCATAGTGCTCCGTAAACAGCGGCTCATCTTCTTGCACTGGTACCACCACATCACCGTGCTGCTCTACTCCTGGTACTCCTACAAAGACCAGGTGGCCGGCGGAGGCTGGTTCATGACCATGAATTACACCGTCCACGCGCTGATGTACAGCTACTATGTGGCCCGTGCGGCTGGCTACCGCGTTCCCAAGCCCTTCGCCATGGTCATCACGTCCGCCCAGATTGCCCAAATGGCCATGGGCCTGACGGTGGTTGCCTTGGTTTACCGTTGGATGCAGGATGAGGGCTGCCCATCGTACCTGGACAACATTGTGTGGGCCACGCTCATGTACCTTAGCTATCTGGTGCTCTTTGCTTCATTCTTCTACCAGACCTACCTCAAGGGATTGAAGGGGAAGTCGGTGAAGGATGGTAAGGCTACTAAGGTTGAGTAG
- the LOC134063452 gene encoding complement C1q tumor necrosis factor-related protein 4-like → MDFFIVKMRTLTILLPFLYSCTAQFVLTEERITAKEEVAFTAALQPSSWDQSGFGGIGPFSTEDTLVHGNVLTNVGQTYDSTTGVFAAPVKGVYFFTFTTYSWVREADIGVKLMKNNEEVLLVWEWQDKGDNEDYASNSVLLELEVGDKVYMRLPKGYQVAASKISNIHTFSGFLLYPHNNASQSREVAFTAALQPSSADDSGFGAIGPISMEITLEHGKVLTNVGRAYDSNTGVFTAPVKGVYFFTFTTYSWVREADIGVKLMKNNEEVLLVWEWQDKGDNEDYASNSVLLELEVGDKVYMRLPKGYQVAASKNSNIHTFSGFLLYPHNNEDQSRAVAFTAALQPSSFDDSGYGRIGPFDMEIPLVHGKALTNVGGAYDSNTGVFAAPVKGVYFFTFTTYSWVSEADIGVKLMKNNEEVLLVWEWQDKGDNEDYASNSVLLELEVGDKVYMRLPKGYQVAASKNSNIHTFSGFLLYSTSTINQQLTI, encoded by the exons ATGGACTTCTTCATTGTAAAGATGAGGACTCTAACCATTTTATTGCCATTTCTGTACTCCTGTACAGCTCAATTTGTGTTAACGGAAGAACGGATCACAGCCAAGGAGG AGGTGGCCTTCACTGCAGCTCTTCAGCCTTCATCATGGGATCAGTCTGGTTTTGGGGGAATAGGACCTTTTAGCACAGAGGACACCTTAGTCCATGGCAATGTTCTGACTAATGTTGGACAGACCTATGATTCAACTACAG GTGTGTTTGCTGCTCCAGTGAAAGGAGTCTACTTCTTTACCTTCACCACCTACAGCTGGGTGAGGGAGGCAGACATTGGTGTCAAGCTGATGAAGAACAATGAGGAGGTTTTGCTGGTTTGGGAATGGCAGGACAAAGGTGACAATGAGGACTATGCCTCCAACTCagtgctgctggagctggaggtgggGGACAAGGTGTACATGCGTCTCCCCAAAGGATACCAGGTTGCAGCCAGCAAAATCTCCAATATTCACACCTTCAGTGGATTTTTGCTCTACCCTCACAACAATGCATCTCAGTCAAGAg AGGTGGCTTTCACTGCAGCTCTTCAGCCTTCGTCTGCGGACGATAGTGGCTTTGGGGCAATCGGACCTATTTCCATGGAGATAACCTTGGAACATGGCAAGGTTCTGACAAATGTTGGTCGCGCCTATGATTCAAATACAG gtgtgttcactgctccagtGAAAGGAGTCTACTTCTTTACCTTCACCACCTACAGCTGGGTGAGGGAGGCAGACATCGGTGTCAAGCTGATGAAGAACAATGAGGAGGTTTTGCTGGTTTGGGAATGGCAGGACAAAGGTGACAATGAGGACTATGCCTCCAACTCagtgctgctggagctggaggtgggGGACAAGGTGTACATGCGCCTCCCCAAAGGATACCAGGTTGCAGCCAGCAAAAACTCCAATATTCACACCTTCAGTGGATTTTTGCTCTACCCTCACAACAATGAAGATCAGTCAAGAG cGGTGGCCTTCACTGCAGCTCTTCAGCCTTCATCATTTGATGATAGTGGTTATGGGAGAATAGGTCCTTTTGACATGGAGATCCCCTTGGTCCACGGCAAAGCTCTGACTAATGTTGGAGGTGCCTATGATTCAAATACAG GTGTGTTTGCTGCTCCAGTGAAAGGAGTCTACTTCTTTACCTTCACCACCTACAGCTGGGTGAGTGAGGCAGACATCGGTGTCAAGCTGATGAAGAACAACGAGGAGGTTTTGCTGGTTTGGGAATGGCAGGACAAAGGTGACAATGAGGACTATGCCTCCAACTCagtgctgctggagctggaggtgggGGACAAGGTGTACATGCGCCTCCCCAAAGGATACCAGGTTGCAGCCAGCAAAAACTCCAATATTCACACCTTCAGTGGATTTTTGCTCTACTCCACATCCACAATTAATCAACAGTTGACCATTTGA
- the LOC134063455 gene encoding protein unc-93 homolog A-like, with translation MSHFTELKRTTKDMHREQLEDSAFNLDNGDKGSPLGHHLLTRQYEIGHMKNVVVVSFGFLLLFTATGSLLNLQSSLNADEGMGLVSSSVTFSSIVLSSMFITPTAIRYLGCKWTIFAGMACNVVYSLGNLYPSWATLMPSSVIVGLGESPLWAATSTYLTISGGLHAVEENKKSQDVINQYFGILYLLYQSSAVWGNLLSSLVLGQDSTTVNSTGDDVLFCGMDSCGVPDVSLGNSTTRPNDRLLYTLLGCYVGVGVLAMLLVAVFLDNICKKEKPEAMSQQTETFCSTLLATFRRLRDKRQVLLIPVTSYIGLELGFLNADYTKDYVTCAIGIHFVGYVMICFGVTGSLFSYVFGRLSQYSGRVTLFILATVTQLSCILVLLLWKPNPDQLPVFFAISGLWGMADAVWQTQTNALYGVLFHSQKEAAFANYRLWESVGYVIAFACSSFLCVDVKLFMLLVVLLLSVTLCCIVEYEEYKNPTPGIEDTNSVVPEDTVL, from the exons ATGTCCCACTTCACTGAACTGAAGCGAACAACTAAAGACATGCATCGTGAACAACTAGAAGACTCTGCCTTTAATCTTGACAATGGGGACAAAGGTTCACCGCTGGGACATCACCTTTTGACAAGGCAATATGAAATAGGGCACATGAAAAACGTTGTGGTGGTTTCATTTGGATTTTTGCTTTTATTCACTGCTACTGGAAGCCTGCTCAATCTACAG AGCAGTCTGAATGCTGATGAGGGCATGGGTCTGGTGTCCAGCAGTGTGACCTTTTCCTCCATCGTCCTGTCTTCTATGTTCATCACCCCAACAGCCATCAGGTACCTGGGATGCAAATGGACCATCTTTGCTGGGATGGCTTGCAATGTCGTGTACAGCTTAGGAAATCTTTATCCAAGCTG GGCAACCCTGATGCCCAGCTCAGTGATTGTGGGGCTGGGGGAGTCTCCGCTTTGGGCGGCCACTAGCACTTACTTAACAATCAGCGGAGGACTGCATGCAGTTGAAGAAAACAAGAAGAGTCAAGATGTGATCAACCAGTACTTTGGGATTTTGTATCTCCTCTACCAGTCCTCAGCAGTGTGGGGTaacctcctgtcctctctggtTTTAGGACAGGATTCCACAACAG TGAACAGCACAGGTGATGATGTACTGTTCTGTGGAATGGACAGCTGTGGAGTCCCCGATGTTTCTCTTGGAAACTCCACCACCAGGCCAAATGACAGACTGCTGTACACACTCTTGGGCTGTTATGTAG GCGTGGGTGTTTTGGCGATGTTGCTGGTTGCTGTATTCCTGGATAATATTTGCAAAAAAGAGAAACCAGAGGCAATGAGCCAGCAGACAGAGACATTTTGCAGCACACTCTTAGCCACATTCAGACGACTAAGAGACAAGCGGCAAGTTCTCCTCATACCAGTAACATCATACATTGGACTGGAACTCGGCTTCCTGAATGCAGATTATACCAAG GATTATGTAACATGTGCCATAGGAATCCACTTTGTTGGATATGTCATGATCTGCTTTGGTGTCACCGGGTCCTTGTTTTCCTATGTGTTTGGGAGGCTGTCGCAGTACAGTGGAAGAGTGACACTTTTTATCTTGG CTACAGTCACACAGCTCTCCTGTATCCTGGTTCTTCTGCTCTGGAAGCCTAATCCAGACCAGCTGCCTGTCTTCTTTGCTATCAGCGGCCTGTGGGGAATGGCAGATGCTGTGTGGCAAACACAAACCAATG CCCTTTATGGAGTTCTCTTCCATAGCCAGAAGGAGGCAGCATTTGCCAATTATCGTCTTTGGGAGTCTGTGGGATATGTGATTGCATTCGCCTGCAGTTCTTTTCTTTGCGTGGATGTTAAGCTGTTCATGCTTTTGGTTGTTCTTCTGCTGTCTGTAACCCTGTGCTGTATTGTTGAGTATGAGGAGTACAAAAACCCAACACCAGGAATTGAGGATACCAACTCTGTGGTGCCAGAAGACACTGTGCTATAA